In Methermicoccus shengliensis DSM 18856, a single genomic region encodes these proteins:
- a CDS encoding ArsR/SmtB family transcription factor — protein MIARMKADIFRCLAHPTRIRILELLRETTASEAAEKCGDERMGELCVCKITPALGLEQSNVSQHLAILKERGLIRGRREGQNVYYSVANPKVFLLLDVAEELLAENLEESQQMLKMLR, from the coding sequence ATGATAGCGAGGATGAAGGCCGACATTTTCAGGTGTCTTGCACATCCCACGAGAATCAGAATTCTTGAGCTGCTCAGAGAGACCACTGCCTCCGAGGCAGCGGAGAAGTGTGGAGATGAGCGAATGGGGGAGCTATGCGTGTGCAAGATCACGCCAGCCCTCGGGCTCGAGCAGTCCAACGTCTCGCAGCATCTGGCAATTCTAAAGGAGAGGGGGCTCATCCGTGGTAGAAGGGAGGGGCAGAATGTGTACTACAGCGTAGCCAACCCCAAGGTGTTCCTCCTGCTCGACGTGGCAGAGGAGCTGCTCGCAGAGAACCTCGAGGAGAGCCAGCAGATGCTCAAGATGCTGAGGTAG
- a CDS encoding permease: MDITVLINGAIAFVAEYLSAHVLTCLVPAFFLAGAIAALFSKEVVLTYLGADAKKSIAYPVAALSGSLLAVCSCTVLPLFAGVYRRGAGLGPATTFLFSAPAINVLAVVYTAKALGLELGAVRAVGAIGCSVVIGVLMAALFERHKEEQQCTYTVHGSSWREHRKSIGIFVLLLSILVLGGAITDWVLKASALIPLTVLTGYAARSWYTSEELSEWMRETWFLVKMIVPLLLGGVFLMGIVVQLLPAELIARYLGGNTLMANTIASLSGALMYFATLTEVPIVGGLMQLGMGKGPALAMLLAGPALSLPNMIVISRVMGTRRAAAYISMVVVFSIVLGLSYGYIACRMLTQL, encoded by the coding sequence TTGGACATCACAGTTCTCATCAATGGCGCCATTGCATTTGTTGCAGAGTATCTCTCTGCCCATGTGCTCACGTGCCTCGTGCCAGCTTTCTTTCTGGCAGGTGCCATAGCCGCCCTGTTCTCCAAAGAGGTGGTGCTCACATATCTTGGAGCAGATGCAAAAAAGAGCATAGCCTACCCAGTGGCTGCACTGAGTGGGAGTCTTCTCGCCGTGTGCAGCTGCACCGTGCTCCCCCTGTTTGCGGGAGTGTACCGAAGGGGTGCTGGGCTGGGACCAGCCACCACATTTCTGTTCTCGGCTCCAGCAATAAACGTGCTCGCAGTGGTGTACACCGCAAAGGCCCTCGGGCTCGAGCTTGGAGCCGTGAGGGCGGTTGGAGCAATCGGGTGCTCAGTGGTCATCGGTGTGCTCATGGCTGCCCTGTTCGAGCGACACAAAGAGGAACAGCAGTGCACGTACACAGTGCATGGCTCCAGCTGGAGGGAGCACAGAAAGTCAATCGGCATATTTGTGCTGCTGCTCTCGATTCTGGTGCTGGGCGGAGCAATCACCGACTGGGTGCTCAAGGCGTCCGCCCTGATTCCCCTCACGGTGCTCACGGGATACGCTGCCAGAAGCTGGTACACGAGCGAGGAGCTTTCCGAATGGATGCGAGAGACCTGGTTTCTTGTCAAGATGATTGTGCCCCTCCTGCTCGGGGGTGTGTTTCTCATGGGTATCGTGGTGCAGCTTCTGCCAGCCGAACTCATTGCACGATATCTTGGGGGCAACACACTTATGGCAAACACCATCGCCTCGCTCTCGGGTGCCCTGATGTACTTTGCCACGCTCACAGAGGTGCCAATCGTGGGAGGGCTCATGCAGCTTGGGATGGGAAAGGGTCCAGCACTTGCGATGCTGCTCGCAGGTCCTGCCCTCAGCCTTCCCAACATGATTGTGATATCAAGGGTGATGGGCACAAGAAGAGCGGCAGCCTACATCAGCATGGTGGTGGTGTTCTCCATCGTGCTGGGGCTGAGCTACGGATACATTGCATGCCGCATGCTCACACAGCTGTGA
- a CDS encoding thioredoxin family protein gives MKIEILGTGCPKCQALTKYVERAVEELGLKAEVVKVDSIEDILEYGVMSTPALAIEGKVLFAGKLPSYEEVYRLIDEHAGGGKDDGRA, from the coding sequence ATGAAAATAGAGATACTGGGAACTGGATGCCCAAAGTGCCAAGCACTCACAAAATATGTGGAAAGGGCTGTTGAGGAGCTTGGACTTAAGGCAGAGGTCGTGAAGGTGGACTCGATAGAGGACATACTCGAATACGGCGTGATGAGCACTCCTGCCTTAGCCATTGAGGGAAAAGTGCTCTTTGCGGGTAAGCTGCCCTCATACGAGGAGGTGTATCGACTGATAGACGAGCACGCTGGAGGGGGGAAGGATGACGGGAGAGCATGA
- a CDS encoding putative zinc-binding protein, which translates to MTGEHERGIPDNALFLCFGGMSNTGMLTVKAGIRVLEELGEDRVGIYCLSALPAGVKMVLEKTSRTKNIVVVDGCPNECARKLVERAGFTPDAVINVAKDLGVHKVPSPSAHTDEDVERVAEAIKRALL; encoded by the coding sequence ATGACGGGAGAGCATGAGAGGGGCATCCCAGACAATGCCCTGTTTCTGTGCTTTGGTGGGATGAGCAACACCGGCATGCTCACCGTTAAGGCGGGTATCCGTGTGCTTGAGGAGCTTGGTGAGGACAGGGTGGGCATATACTGTCTAAGTGCCCTACCAGCTGGTGTGAAGATGGTGCTCGAGAAGACCAGCAGGACGAAAAACATCGTGGTGGTGGACGGTTGTCCCAACGAGTGTGCCCGCAAGCTGGTGGAGCGGGCAGGATTCACACCCGATGCAGTCATCAACGTGGCAAAGGACTTAGGGGTGCACAAGGTGCCCTCTCCATCTGCCCATACCGATGAGGATGTAGAGAGGGTGGCAGAGGCGATAAAGCGCGCACTGCTGTAG
- a CDS encoding arsenic resistance protein — MGSVGGVAQHITRHLEFYFLLSLLMGVVAGYGHDLEWLKSLVPLALFLMLYPMMVNLDIERIRGVVKNSRTVGLALVLNFVVSPLLMAALVYAFGIPGELAAGLLLIGMTPCAGMVIAFTGLSRGNVEAAVVLVAASLLIAVGMVPLWSKVLIGMFLPVPTRLIAQTILLVIVLPLVGGDLTRRLIIRRRGYEGYVAMKESFSAFASFGLLLIFFIIFSINSRAILSEPWIVARLAAPSALFYLLLLAVALSMGRLAGMSWADRVALAFSTAAKNQSIAIALALMAFGHTAALAVAVGGPLIQAPIMLSYVRYNKSHPPSVPSGA; from the coding sequence GTGGGGAGCGTTGGTGGAGTGGCACAGCACATCACCCGCCATCTCGAGTTCTACTTCTTACTGTCCCTCCTGATGGGGGTGGTGGCTGGATATGGGCACGACCTTGAATGGCTCAAGTCCCTCGTGCCACTTGCCCTATTTTTGATGCTCTACCCCATGATGGTCAACCTCGACATCGAGCGAATCAGAGGGGTGGTGAAAAACAGCAGAACTGTGGGCTTGGCTCTCGTGCTCAACTTCGTGGTCTCGCCACTGCTAATGGCAGCGCTGGTGTATGCCTTTGGCATCCCGGGAGAGCTTGCTGCGGGGCTGCTGCTCATAGGGATGACGCCCTGTGCTGGCATGGTAATAGCGTTCACCGGACTCTCGAGGGGCAATGTGGAGGCTGCAGTGGTGCTGGTGGCGGCAAGCCTGCTGATTGCAGTGGGGATGGTACCGCTGTGGAGCAAGGTGCTCATAGGGATGTTTCTTCCAGTGCCCACAAGGCTCATCGCCCAGACAATTCTTCTCGTCATAGTGCTCCCGCTGGTGGGAGGAGACCTCACGAGGCGACTCATAATAAGGCGCAGGGGATACGAGGGATATGTTGCGATGAAGGAGAGCTTCTCTGCATTTGCATCCTTTGGATTGCTGCTCATATTCTTCATAATATTCTCGATAAACAGCAGGGCAATACTCTCCGAGCCATGGATAGTTGCAAGGCTTGCAGCTCCGAGCGCACTCTTCTACCTGCTGCTGCTCGCTGTGGCATTGAGCATGGGGAGGCTCGCCGGCATGAGCTGGGCAGACAGGGTGGCACTTGCGTTCTCCACTGCGGCAAAGAACCAGTCGATAGCAATCGCCCTTGCCCTCATGGCATTCGGGCATACAGCAGCCCTTGCCGTGGCAGTGGGTGGGCCACTCATTCAGGCGCCCATCATGCTCTCATACGTGCGCTACAACAAGAGCCATCCTCCAAGTGTCCCGAGTGGAGCTTGA
- a CDS encoding cupredoxin domain-containing protein, translating into MHMRRVVALSLVLTIALGVFVSGCAQQPQAPVTPAETPSETEGAVGEEGTPTEAPAVPVEEAQTAPVVEVQIVNYAFIPSTITVKAGTTVQWVNNDNVKHTVTSDEGVFDSGVFNTGDIFEYTFDTPGEYSYHCELHPFMKGKVIVEE; encoded by the coding sequence ATGCATATGAGGCGAGTAGTAGCGCTCTCATTGGTTCTAACGATTGCGCTTGGAGTGTTTGTGAGCGGATGTGCGCAACAGCCGCAGGCACCCGTCACCCCTGCTGAAACTCCCTCTGAGACCGAGGGTGCGGTCGGAGAAGAGGGTACACCCACCGAGGCTCCCGCAGTCCCAGTGGAGGAGGCACAGACAGCCCCAGTGGTAGAGGTACAGATAGTCAACTACGCCTTTATCCCATCCACCATCACCGTCAAGGCGGGTACCACCGTGCAGTGGGTGAACAACGACAACGTAAAGCACACGGTCACCAGTGATGAGGGGGTCTTCGACTCTGGCGTGTTCAACACGGGTGATATATTCGAATACACCTTCGATACCCCGGGAGAGTACTCCTACCACTGCGAGCTCCACCCATTCATGAAGGGCAAGGTGATTGTGGAGGAATAA
- a CDS encoding translation initiation factor IF-5A produces the protein MKEQTEVGKLKEGRYVIIDDEVCVIKSITKSKPGKHGSAKARIDAIGLFDGQKRSIVQPVSAKIYVPIVERKTAQVLSIAGNVVQLMNMDDYSTFELTVPDEDIAKIKEGQEVPYLTGLGKMRLDVR, from the coding sequence ATGAAGGAGCAAACAGAAGTTGGAAAGCTGAAAGAGGGCAGATATGTGATCATCGATGATGAGGTGTGTGTAATCAAGAGCATCACCAAGTCCAAGCCCGGAAAGCATGGCTCGGCAAAGGCAAGAATCGATGCCATAGGGCTCTTTGATGGGCAGAAGCGCTCCATCGTTCAGCCCGTGAGTGCCAAGATATACGTACCCATCGTGGAAAGAAAAACTGCTCAGGTGCTCTCGATTGCCGGGAACGTGGTGCAGCTCATGAACATGGATGATTACTCCACCTTCGAGCTTACCGTCCCTGATGAAGACATTGCCAAGATAAAGGAGGGGCAGGAGGTGCCCTACCTCACGGGACTTGGCAAGATGAGGCTGGACGTAAGGTAG
- the speB gene encoding agmatinase, translated as MYHYPLFADCTCSYEDAKFVLFGVPFDATSCFRSGSRDAPAALRAASYNFETYHPELDIDLSEVLMCDIGDMEVPGNVEDVLSLVYTELRYHMENGKVPIMMGGEHSLTIGCIRAACELYEDLGMVVLDAHLDLRQEYGGSEYSHACTSYQCLKFLSPERYACIGVRSGSREEFEFAKRMGLTCVPAQRVRDEGMRRVLEDVLDELECAQVYVSLDADVVDPAYAPAVGTPEPFGLTPEDVRHVIRTLAPMAVGMDVVEITPHYDGGQTALLFSRLIREFIAAKARCIGISGTM; from the coding sequence ATGTACCACTACCCGCTGTTTGCAGACTGCACTTGCTCCTACGAGGATGCAAAATTCGTGCTGTTCGGTGTGCCCTTCGATGCCACCTCGTGCTTTAGAAGCGGCAGCAGGGACGCTCCAGCAGCCCTGAGGGCAGCCTCCTACAACTTTGAGACATACCACCCAGAACTCGATATAGACCTCTCAGAGGTGCTCATGTGTGACATCGGGGACATGGAAGTCCCCGGGAACGTGGAGGATGTGCTCTCGCTCGTGTACACCGAGCTTAGATACCACATGGAGAATGGGAAGGTCCCCATCATGATGGGGGGTGAGCACTCCCTCACCATCGGATGCATCAGAGCCGCATGCGAGCTCTATGAGGACCTGGGCATGGTGGTGCTCGACGCCCATCTTGACCTCAGACAGGAGTATGGGGGGTCGGAGTACAGCCATGCATGTACCTCATATCAATGCCTGAAGTTTCTCTCTCCCGAGCGATATGCATGCATAGGGGTGCGCAGCGGCTCCAGGGAGGAGTTCGAGTTCGCAAAGCGCATGGGGCTTACGTGCGTACCTGCACAAAGAGTGCGCGATGAGGGAATGAGAAGGGTGCTCGAGGATGTGCTGGACGAGCTGGAGTGCGCGCAGGTGTATGTTTCCCTCGATGCTGACGTGGTAGACCCAGCGTATGCCCCGGCGGTGGGCACACCAGAGCCCTTCGGGCTGACACCAGAGGATGTGAGGCATGTTATACGAACGCTGGCACCGATGGCCGTGGGTATGGATGTGGTGGAAATCACCCCTCACTATGACGGGGGGCAGACCGCCCTGCTGTTTTCAAGGCTCATAAGGGAGTTCATCGCAGCAAAGGCAAGATGCATTGGCATATCGGGAACCATGTAG
- a CDS encoding FAD-binding protein encodes MTDECGLSSTPIGGVDGKLFVRDQADIPEILKCLLFGKKPDRVVIARSRDEVVSTVRYAFEHEIPIVPRGGATSPYGGVMPVKGGIVLDLSHLSSVMDINVEKGTARVEAGVRWAQLNERLPDGLTMYTYPTSWFSTVGGWIATGGYGIHSLRYGHLSTLVDALEVVDGTGNVRWIHNGDEGFSHHFGTEGQMGIVLSAVLKVGHVPSSKLDLLLFDSPRGALEKASELARRKDVLHIVMLEEGRMHEMNVLLGEDLLPERCALLVESEEGIEDVPKAQPWQASYVWGQRFFPLKPKKLGPGLLASEILCPMDVAPEYIERAHSLARGYGVSISTEVHVMGKDLALVVPTFITNKRRTLPYMTHLSLVLALTQEGVAIGGRPYGIGTWNTPYAKKAFTREEWNALKQYKHEIDPKGILNPGKFFSLATRVPLLEQLMGSRLVRGSRLIAPLLGSPQHEEKPDVVRDAYESCTHCGACVSVCPAVALLGDERLSPRAKLFYARMLREEGKLDAEEGSRLMLCLHCGQCEKVCQAGLNLKAVWEKLEEELSGYPMPTEDIERLTRLVESEESYRKLADGGMLHG; translated from the coding sequence GTGACGGATGAGTGTGGGCTGTCGTCCACCCCCATTGGAGGCGTGGATGGGAAGCTGTTTGTGAGAGATCAGGCAGATATACCAGAGATTCTCAAGTGCCTTCTGTTTGGAAAAAAACCCGATAGAGTGGTGATTGCCCGCTCGAGGGATGAGGTGGTGAGCACCGTAAGGTATGCGTTCGAGCACGAGATTCCCATCGTGCCAAGGGGAGGTGCCACCTCACCCTATGGTGGTGTCATGCCCGTGAAAGGAGGTATCGTGCTCGACCTCTCACACCTCTCCTCTGTTATGGATATAAACGTCGAAAAGGGCACAGCGAGGGTGGAGGCTGGTGTGCGATGGGCACAGCTGAATGAGCGGCTTCCCGACGGACTCACCATGTACACATACCCGACCAGCTGGTTTTCCACTGTTGGGGGATGGATAGCCACTGGTGGGTACGGGATTCACAGCCTGAGATACGGTCATCTCTCAACGCTGGTGGATGCCCTCGAGGTGGTGGATGGCACGGGAAATGTCAGATGGATTCATAATGGCGATGAGGGCTTTTCCCATCACTTTGGCACAGAGGGACAGATGGGAATAGTGCTCTCTGCAGTGCTAAAGGTGGGGCACGTTCCATCCTCAAAGCTGGACCTGCTGCTGTTTGATTCACCTCGAGGGGCGCTCGAAAAGGCGAGCGAGCTTGCTCGCCGAAAGGATGTGCTGCACATCGTCATGCTCGAGGAAGGAAGGATGCACGAGATGAACGTGCTGCTCGGCGAGGACCTGCTCCCAGAGCGCTGTGCCCTGCTCGTCGAGAGTGAAGAGGGGATAGAAGATGTGCCCAAGGCCCAGCCGTGGCAGGCCAGCTACGTGTGGGGTCAGAGATTCTTCCCGCTAAAGCCCAAGAAGCTCGGTCCTGGACTGCTGGCATCGGAGATACTCTGTCCAATGGATGTCGCCCCCGAGTACATCGAGAGGGCACACTCACTTGCAAGGGGATACGGGGTGTCGATAAGCACCGAGGTGCACGTGATGGGGAAAGACCTCGCGCTGGTGGTGCCCACCTTCATCACCAACAAGCGAAGGACGCTCCCCTACATGACGCACCTGAGCCTCGTGCTCGCCCTCACGCAGGAGGGCGTGGCCATTGGGGGAAGACCATACGGCATTGGCACGTGGAACACCCCCTATGCCAAGAAGGCGTTTACAAGAGAAGAATGGAATGCCCTGAAGCAGTACAAGCACGAGATAGACCCCAAGGGCATTCTCAACCCGGGAAAGTTCTTCTCGCTTGCCACGAGGGTGCCACTTCTCGAGCAATTGATGGGCTCGAGGCTCGTGAGGGGCTCGAGGCTCATTGCTCCCCTGCTGGGTAGCCCACAGCACGAGGAAAAGCCAGACGTGGTAAGGGACGCCTATGAAAGCTGTACCCACTGTGGTGCATGTGTGAGCGTATGCCCTGCGGTGGCACTGCTCGGTGATGAGCGGCTCTCGCCAAGGGCAAAGCTGTTCTATGCCCGCATGCTCAGGGAAGAAGGGAAACTGGACGCCGAGGAGGGGTCGAGGCTCATGTTGTGCCTGCACTGCGGACAGTGTGAAAAGGTATGCCAAGCTGGTCTCAACCTAAAGGCGGTGTGGGAAAAGCTGGAGGAGGAACTCTCTGGATACCCCATGCCCACCGAAGACATAGAGAGGCTAACTCGCCTCGTGGAGTCGGAGGAGAGCTACAGAAAGCTTGCCGATGGGGGCATGCTCCATGGGTAG
- a CDS encoding glutamate synthase-related protein: MGRYHITPSEAQNRRVRAGRLEIERSEACINCGHCIRACVYDVHARRKDDPRLMAEPRSENCHACFRCVTECPVEAIHVKPSPLYAGSIRHVRGEDVATLLFEASTGRVPVSGAGYGGPFAGDGFDGIWTDMSEIVRPTRDGIHGREYISTTVQLGRRPRSVLDEEAPMLIDIPFPVIFGKMPSDERIQQCVLEAASQLGTLVIVAPTTLQSFSTYAPWMVPHLNSVEAIDGVNIVELDAQLVLDEGVPEGVVTMARLAPHGTMELSERVLELMDAGAHVVHLVGDDAGMVGDVHITDVLRTVHRHLIEVGARERISVVAEGGIALAEHVPKCLLCGADAVVIDTAYLIALEYLLPDQPPSSSHVEMEWGVARIRNLMCSWRDQLLEVAGAMGIKDVRRMRGEFGRMLLHRELEQEFVKMCGFEEE, from the coding sequence ATGGGTAGGTACCACATCACCCCCTCTGAAGCCCAAAACAGGAGGGTGCGTGCTGGCAGGCTCGAGATAGAGCGCTCTGAGGCATGCATCAACTGCGGACACTGCATCAGGGCATGTGTATACGACGTGCACGCCCGAAGGAAGGACGACCCCAGGCTGATGGCAGAGCCGCGCTCTGAAAATTGCCATGCATGCTTCAGGTGCGTCACGGAGTGCCCTGTGGAGGCTATCCACGTCAAACCGTCTCCGCTGTATGCAGGCAGCATCAGGCACGTGAGGGGCGAGGATGTTGCCACCCTGCTGTTCGAGGCTTCCACTGGGAGGGTGCCCGTGTCGGGTGCGGGATACGGAGGTCCATTCGCCGGTGATGGGTTCGATGGGATATGGACCGACATGTCCGAAATTGTGAGACCCACAAGAGACGGAATACACGGAAGGGAGTACATCTCCACCACAGTCCAGCTTGGAAGAAGACCTAGGAGCGTTCTGGACGAGGAGGCCCCCATGCTCATCGACATACCGTTTCCCGTGATTTTCGGCAAGATGCCCTCAGACGAGAGAATACAGCAATGCGTGCTCGAGGCTGCCTCTCAGCTCGGAACGCTCGTGATTGTTGCTCCTACCACACTGCAGAGCTTTTCCACCTATGCCCCCTGGATGGTGCCTCACCTGAACAGCGTAGAGGCAATAGATGGCGTCAACATTGTGGAGCTCGATGCCCAGCTTGTGCTCGATGAAGGTGTGCCAGAGGGAGTAGTCACCATGGCAAGGCTCGCGCCCCACGGCACGATGGAGCTCTCTGAGAGGGTGCTCGAGCTAATGGATGCGGGGGCACACGTGGTGCATCTTGTGGGCGATGATGCTGGAATGGTTGGAGATGTGCACATCACTGATGTGCTACGCACCGTGCACCGGCACCTGATTGAGGTGGGGGCAAGGGAGCGCATCTCGGTGGTCGCCGAGGGGGGCATTGCACTGGCAGAGCACGTTCCCAAGTGTCTGCTGTGTGGAGCGGATGCAGTTGTGATAGACACGGCATATCTGATTGCCCTCGAGTACCTCCTCCCAGACCAGCCCCCCTCCTCATCCCACGTGGAGATGGAGTGGGGGGTGGCGAGGATACGAAACCTGATGTGCTCGTGGAGGGACCAGCTGCTCGAGGTGGCTGGAGCCATGGGTATAAAGGATGTTAGAAGGATGCGGGGGGAGTTTGGAAGGATGCTACTTCACAGAGAGCTCGAGCAGGAGTTCGTGAAGATGTGCGGGTTTGAGGAGGAATGA